In Spiroplasma chinense, a single window of DNA contains:
- the dcm gene encoding DNA (cytosine-5-)-methyltransferase, whose protein sequence is MKKIRLFEAFAGIGSQRRALKSVVGNNFEIAGLAEWYVPAIVMYQIINNDFSKKNVLDNVPRDEVIDYLNSKCLSWDSKKPVSKNFWNRKSQDILNVIYSAVKKSEEEGNIFDVRTLHERTLESIDILTYSFPCQDLSQQGIQKGMKKNSGTRSGLLWEIEKAIDNTPKNNLPKILLMENVPALLNKTNELELKEWLIKLENMGYKNSIGILNAADFGSPQARRRVFMISSRNKKIELPVGKSKPGKLNDILEKNVEDKFIMTNLEKYDFSEFSLTKSNIKKCSLINYTKFNSEAYVYDPDFTGPTLTASGANSRIKIYDKGFIRRMSPLESFRYMGFDDEDYKKIDEFEFLTDTQKIFVCGNSISIEVLKAIFERIDSNE, encoded by the coding sequence ATGAAAAAAATTCGACTATTTGAAGCTTTTGCAGGTATAGGTTCACAAAGAAGAGCTTTAAAAAGTGTTGTTGGTAATAATTTTGAGATTGCAGGATTAGCAGAGTGATATGTACCAGCAATTGTAATGTATCAAATTATAAATAATGATTTTTCTAAAAAAAATGTTCTAGACAATGTTCCCAGGGATGAAGTGATAGATTATTTGAATTCTAAGTGCTTATCTTGAGATTCTAAAAAACCAGTTTCAAAAAATTTTTGAAATCGAAAAAGTCAAGATATCTTGAATGTTATATATTCTGCTGTTAAAAAATCTGAAGAAGAAGGTAACATTTTTGATGTTAGAACTTTACATGAAAGAACCTTAGAATCTATTGATATTTTAACTTATTCTTTTCCTTGTCAAGATTTATCACAACAAGGGATACAAAAAGGTATGAAAAAGAATTCAGGGACAAGATCTGGGTTATTGTGAGAGATTGAAAAAGCTATAGATAATACACCTAAAAATAATTTGCCTAAAATTCTTCTCATGGAAAATGTCCCAGCCTTGCTAAATAAAACAAATGAATTAGAATTGAAAGAATGATTAATTAAACTTGAAAACATGGGTTATAAAAATTCTATTGGAATATTAAATGCTGCAGACTTTGGATCTCCTCAAGCAAGAAGAAGAGTTTTTATGATTTCTTCTAGAAATAAAAAAATAGAATTACCTGTCGGAAAAAGTAAACCTGGAAAATTAAACGATATTTTAGAAAAGAATGTAGAAGATAAATTTATTATGACTAATTTAGAAAAATATGATTTTTCTGAATTTTCTCTTACAAAATCAAATATTAAAAAATGCAGTTTAATAAATTATACAAAATTCAACTCTGAAGCATATGTGTATGATCCTGACTTTACAGGTCCAACTTTAACAGCAAGCGGAGCAAATTCAAGAATTAAAATTTATGATAAAGGATTTATTAGAAGAATGAGTCCACTAGAGTCATTCAGGTATATGGGTTTTGATGATGAAGACTATAAAAAGATTGATGAGTTTGAATTTTTAACAGACACACAAAAAATTTTTGTTTGTGGAAATTCAATTTCAATAGAAGTTTTGAAAGCTATTTTTGAAAGGATAGATAGTAATGAGTAA
- the dcm gene encoding DNA (cytosine-5-)-methyltransferase, producing MKKIRIFETFAGIGAQHKAFEILKRNNILDYEVVGTSEWDIWANISYNAIHHNNENIAKELADIEIEDFLKKFTHSNNSKEPINNKNLSRFSRHTREMLYSSYKNSKNQGSIVEINGQRLIDEIGEFDLLTYSFPCQDLSVAGSFHGFNQGMAKGSGTRSGLLWEVERLLKELNSINKLPKYLLLENVKNMISDKHKNDYIEWISFLNGIGFNTQTYILNSKDYGIPQSRERVYALSILRPKNITFEDTYFSVGKIVSNNKPKDISEILGRKKTMERVLKLNYEDKTIRDEALESIPNRTPSRERMYFENRVLFTLRKEKKESCENKFTKIYHKFKNGYFLNYCSTLTTKQDRNPNAGIIDLKNTKLENLKIEEKRKANYRFLTPREAYLMMGFENQDVDKIYKSGLIRREVKYRQAGNSIVVNVLLAIFNLIKEV from the coding sequence ATGAAAAAAATAAGAATTTTTGAGACGTTTGCAGGAATCGGAGCTCAACACAAAGCTTTTGAAATACTAAAGAGAAACAACATTTTAGACTATGAGGTTGTAGGGACAAGCGAGTGAGATATATGAGCGAATATTTCTTACAATGCAATTCATCACAATAACGAAAACATTGCTAAAGAATTGGCTGATATTGAAATTGAAGATTTCTTAAAAAAATTCACCCACTCAAATAATTCTAAAGAACCTATAAATAACAAAAATTTATCTAGGTTTTCAAGGCACACAAGAGAAATGTTGTATAGTTCTTATAAGAACTCTAAAAACCAAGGTAGTATTGTGGAAATTAATGGCCAAAGATTAATAGACGAAATAGGTGAGTTTGATCTTTTAACTTATTCATTCCCTTGCCAAGATTTATCGGTTGCAGGAAGTTTCCATGGTTTTAATCAAGGAATGGCTAAAGGTTCAGGAACACGAAGTGGTTTACTTTGGGAGGTTGAAAGACTATTAAAAGAGTTAAATTCAATCAATAAATTACCAAAATATTTGCTATTGGAGAATGTAAAAAATATGATTTCTGATAAACACAAGAATGATTATATTGAATGGATTTCTTTTCTAAATGGTATTGGTTTTAATACTCAAACTTATATTTTAAATTCGAAAGATTATGGAATCCCCCAATCAAGAGAAAGAGTGTATGCTTTAAGTATTTTAAGACCTAAAAATATAACATTTGAAGATACATATTTTTCTGTAGGAAAAATAGTTTCTAATAACAAACCAAAAGATATATCGGAAATTTTAGGTAGAAAAAAGACAATGGAACGTGTTTTAAAGTTAAATTATGAAGATAAAACAATAAGAGATGAGGCGTTGGAGTCTATACCGAATAGAACTCCAAGTAGGGAAAGAATGTATTTTGAAAATAGAGTTTTATTTACGCTAAGAAAAGAAAAAAAAGAAAGTTGTGAAAATAAATTTACAAAAATCTACCATAAATTCAAAAATGGATATTTTTTAAATTATTGCAGTACTCTTACCACCAAACAGGATAGGAACCCCAACGCTGGCATAATTGATTTAAAAAATACCAAGTTGGAAAATTTAAAAATTGAAGAAAAAAGGAAAGCTAATTATAGATTTTTAACTCCAAGAGAAGCATATCTGATGATGGGTTTTGAAAATCAAGATGTAGATAAAATTTATAAATCAGGATTAATAAGACGTGAGGTTAAGTATAGACAAGCTGGTAACTCAATAGTTGTAAATGTCTTACTTGCAATATTTAATTTAATTAAGGAAGTGTAA
- a CDS encoding MAG4270 family putative restriction endonuclease, whose protein sequence is MSKQSDLYVVELPIIRRNFSATNSAKFKGVLKIISNKFGIIKDWKITFHELWLDLSTTPSWFDGKKDIFKIREKLFEELNLKQIPRKNQNHNEIRHLNSNEIEIVNEFLNNRNKYRSTIKNILTVLKGSNPSGEVKNPWSAEMILDYSGNIKNFAVLIGDLISKRPNYFDLYEINAKKISLEEFTNLNEVIKKLFIFMQESKDSGQFKIYMEQVKDYYKKYCDYEKEAEKIARNERNKYSTNIIRYYTGQNIPCPFGFSWNDNWNYQKCHIYEYYMLRDKIEECLYTNNVNECNKYLAMISDPENFIPLPEELHRKFDKHTFTYVNGVLKVVNDEGKRIKELGLLNNYLVIQRPFFSDKKNYYFEMRNKTTNVF, encoded by the coding sequence ATGAGTAAACAAAGTGATTTGTATGTTGTAGAGTTGCCTATAATTAGGAGGAATTTTTCTGCAACAAATTCAGCCAAATTCAAAGGAGTGTTAAAAATAATCTCTAACAAATTTGGAATCATTAAAGATTGAAAAATTACATTTCATGAACTATGGTTAGATTTAAGCACTACCCCAAGTTGATTTGATGGAAAAAAGGATATATTTAAAATTAGAGAAAAACTTTTCGAAGAATTAAATCTAAAACAAATTCCAAGAAAAAACCAAAATCATAATGAAATTCGTCATTTGAATTCTAATGAAATTGAAATTGTTAATGAATTTTTAAATAATAGAAATAAATATAGGTCTACAATTAAAAATATTTTGACTGTATTGAAAGGTAGTAATCCTTCTGGGGAGGTTAAAAATCCCTGAAGTGCTGAAATGATACTTGATTATAGTGGAAATATAAAAAACTTTGCTGTTTTAATAGGTGATTTAATCTCAAAGAGACCAAATTATTTTGATTTATATGAGATAAATGCGAAAAAAATTAGTTTGGAAGAATTCACAAATTTAAATGAAGTCATAAAAAAACTATTTATTTTTATGCAAGAGAGCAAGGATTCAGGTCAATTTAAAATTTATATGGAACAAGTTAAGGATTATTATAAAAAATATTGTGATTATGAAAAAGAAGCTGAAAAAATAGCTAGAAATGAAAGAAATAAATATAGTACTAATATTATTCGATATTACACTGGTCAAAATATTCCTTGTCCTTTTGGTTTTTCTTGAAACGATAATTGAAATTATCAAAAGTGTCATATATATGAGTATTATATGCTAAGAGATAAAATAGAAGAATGTTTATATACAAATAATGTAAATGAGTGTAATAAATATTTGGCAATGATTTCAGATCCAGAGAATTTTATCCCATTACCAGAAGAGCTGCACAGAAAATTCGATAAACATACATTTACTTATGTGAATGGGGTATTAAAAGTGGTAAATGATGAGGGGAAAAGAATTAAAGAATTAGGGTTGTTGAATAATTATTTGGTGATACAAAGACCTTTTTTTAGTGACAAAAAAAATTATTATTTTGAAATGAGAAATAAAACAACAAATGTTTTTTAG